The proteins below come from a single Aspergillus oryzae RIB40 DNA, chromosome 5 genomic window:
- a CDS encoding hydroxymethylglutaryl-CoA reductase (hydroxymethylglutaryl-CoA reductase), with product MATKPFQHLLHDKKHVIHAPEETSKVKVENCIGFVKVPVGIAGPLLVDGPNATNEQVYATLATTEATLVASCARGCKAFNACGGLQFDILGEGMSRAPVFKFPTPRHAIKFAKKVPELQSQFTTVAESTSRHLRLQKMVPHIVGSSVHLIISYYCGDASGQNMVTIATQKACQMLVSSQWGSEYGIVGFQLDGNMSSDKKPSWGNVKMTRGIEVMAWGTLTNSACEKILGTSSYNLYSTLLTGKEGGIRNGQFGCNANTSNIIAAIFIATGQDAACVAEGCWSHLVPEYDFDTKDLKISLYLPSLPVGVVGGGTAYETQNECLQIMKCLGPGMKGRFAGLIASFALALDVSTCSAVANHTFSQSHQRLARTSQQRTPKSNL from the coding sequence ATGGCCACCAAGCCATtccagcatcttcttcatgataAAAAACACGTCATCCACGCCCCCGAAGAAACCTCCAAAGTCAAAGTCGAAAACTGCATTGGATTCGTCAAAGTCCCAGTCGGAATCGCGGGACCATTACTGGTCGACGGTCCCAATGCCACAAATGAGCAAGTCTACGCAACCCTAGCTACAACCGAGGCTACTCTAGTCGCTAGCTGTGCCCGAGGCTGCAAGGCTTTCAACGCCTGTGGAGGTCTCCAGTTCGACATCCTCGGAGAGGGCATGTCTCGGGCACCTGTGTTCAAATTTCCAACCCCTCGACACGCTATCAAATTCGCCAAAAAAGTCCCTGAGCTACAGAGCCAATTCACCACCGTCGCGGAGTCGACCAGCAGACACCTACGCCTTCAAAAGATGGTTCCGCACATCGTAGGGTCTAGCGTACACCTGATCATCAGTTACTACTGCGGCGACGCTTCCGGTCAGAACATGGTGACGATAGCGACACAGAAGGCCTGCCAGATGCTGGTCTCTTCGCAATGGGGTTCAGAGTATGGAATCGTCGGTTTCCAACTTGATGGGAACATGTCATCTGATAAAAAGCCGTCGTGGGGCAACGTCAAGATGACTCGAGGTATAGAGGTCATGGCTTGGGGCACGCTTACCAATTCCGCCTGCGAGAAGATTCTCGGCACATCGTCTTATAACTTATATTCTACCCTTCTAACAGGTAAAGAAGGCGGCATCCGCAACGGGCAATTTGGCTGTAATGCCAATACGTCCAATATTATTGCGGCTATCTTCATCGCGACGGGGCAAGATGCTGCTTGCGTTGCGGAAGGGTGTTGGAGTCATCTCGTTCCGGAGTATGACTTTGATACGAAAGATTTGAAGATCTCCCTGTActtgccttctttgcctgttggtgtggttggtggtggaacAGCTTATGAGACGCAGAATGAGTGCCTCCAGATTATGAAGTGCTTAGGGCCAGGCATGAAGGGGCGGTTTGCTGGGCTGATTGCGTCTTTTGCGTTGGCGCTAGATGTCAGTACTTGCAGTGCTGTTGCCAACCATACTTTCTCGCAGAGCCATCAAAGGTTGGCTCGTACATCGCAGCAGCGAACACCGAAATCCAACCTGTGA
- a CDS encoding uncharacterized protein (alpha-glucosidases, family 31 of glycosyl hydrolases), with translation MLSKMYRWLVALTVCATQLVQATPIQTRESDYFLPNSTGFRMQHGFETILVQPFGFDGFRVRAWPFRPPTGHEISFIYDPPLEGFENGQAHGLTFDTAFNGNHTVAIRNGNTIVRTSGWGGNPGGYRLAFYRIEQDGSESLLTNEYAPLKSINPRYYSWNGPGSEFSAEFSFSTTPDEQFYGTGTQQDHLVNKKGTVIDLINFNTHIPTPVFMSNKGYAFIWNMPAQGRMEFGQLRTKLTAESTTVVDYVIVATTPGDYDTLQKRLSALTGRAPTPPDFSLGYIQSKLRYENQTELELLAQKFKDNNVPVGMIVIDYQSWRNQGDWGLDPALWPDVAAMAKKVKDLTGAEIMASLWPSVSDASDNYLELQANGYLSATRDGPGTTDSWNGSYIRNVDSTNPGARKFIWSTLKRNYYEKGIKNFWIDQADGGALGEAYENNGQSTYIQSVPFALPNVLYAAGTQQSAGKYYPWAHQLAIEEGFRNVTDSKEGEACEHISLSRSGYIGSQRFCSMIWSGDTTSAWETLGLQIASRLSAAATGWGWWTMDAGGFQPDPTVPWSSNIDTPEYRELYVRWLQWATFVPFMRTHGQRVCDNQDAYTCNNEPWSYGEKNTPIILSYIHLRYQLASYLRALFDQFHKTGRMIMRPLYMDFEKTDPKVSQWTQANNNVTTQQYMFGPRLLVSPITTPNVTEWSVYLPQTGQNGTKPWTYWWTNQTYAGGQTVTVPAPVEHIPVFHLGKREDILSGNVF, from the coding sequence ATGTTGAGCAAAATGTATCGCTGGCTGGTGGCCCTAACAGTCTGCGCCACACAGCTGGTGCAGGCGACCCCAATCCAGACGCGGGAGTCGGACTACTTCCTGCCCAACTCGACTGGATTTCGCATGCAGCATGGCTTCGAGACTATTCTGGTACAGCCCTTTGGCTTCGATGGGTTCCGTGTGCGCGCTTGGCCCTTCCGGCCGCCTACGGGCCATGAGATCAGCTTCATCTACGATCCACCATTGGAAGGATTCGAGAATGGACAAGCGCATGGACTAACATTTGACACGGCATTTAATGGCAATCACACTGTTGCTATCCGCAATGGAAACACTATCGTGCGCACCTCTGGCTGGGGTGGAAATCCCGGAGGATATCGGCTGGCATTCTACCGCATCGAGCAAGATGGTTCTGAGTCACTGTTAACAAACGAGTATGCGCCACTCAAATCGATCAATCCACGATACTACTCGTGGAACGGCCCGGGAAGCGAATTTTCTGCCGAGTTTTCATTCAGTACGACCCCCGACGAGCAGTTCTATGGCACGGGTACGCAACAAGACCATCTTGTCAACAAGAAAGGAACGGTCATTGACTTGATCAACTTCAATACCCACATCCCCACACCTGTGTTCATGAGTAACAAGGGCTACGCCTTCATCTGGAATATGCCAGCTCAGGGTCGCATGGAATTTGGACAGCTACGCACCAAGCTCACCGCGGAGTCCACCACGGTCGTCGACTATGTCATTGTGGCCACGACACCAGGCGACTACGACACATTGCAGAAACGTCTATCCGCTCTGACGGGTAGAGCACCCACTCCGCCTGACTTCTCACTCGGATACATCCAGTCTAAGCTCCGCTATGAGAACCAGACTGAACTAGAACTCCTGGCCCAGAAGTTCAAGGACAACAACGTACCCGTCGGAATGATCGTCATAGACTACCAATCCTGGCGGAATCAGGGCGACTGGGGTCTCGACCCCGCGCTATGGCCGGACGTAGCAGcaatggcgaagaaggtAAAGGATCTCACCGGTGCAGAGATAATGGCATCTCTCTGGCCCAGTGTATCGGATGCGAGCGACAACTACTTGGAGCTTCAAGCCAACGGATACCTATCTGCGACTCGCGACGGACCCGGAACCACCGATTCATGGAACGGCTCGTACATCCGCAACGTGGACTCTACGAACCCAGGCGCACGGAAATTCATCTGGTCGACCTTGAAGCGCAACTACTACGAAAAGGGAATCAAGAACTTCTGGATCGACCAAGCTGACGGTGGTGCCCTGGGCGAAGCCTACGAAAACAACGGTCAAAGCACCTACATTCAGTCTGTCCCCTTCGCCCTACCCAACGTCCTCTACGCAGCTGGCACCCAACAGAGCGCCGGAAAATATTACCCCTGGGCCCACCAGCTGGCAATCGAAGAGGGCTTCCGCAACGTCACCGACAGCAAGGAAGGCGAAGCCTGCGAGCACATCTCGCTCAGTCGGTCTGGCTACATCGGATCTCAACGATTCTGCAGCATGATCTGGTCAGGAGACACCACCTCCGCCTGGGAAACACTAGGCCTCCAAATTGCTAGTAGACTATCCGCCGCCGCAACAGGATGGGGCTGGTGGACTATGGACGCAGGCGGTTTCCAACCTGACCCGACAGTACCATGGAGCTCTAACATCGACACACCGGAGTACCGCGAGTTGTACGTGCGCTGGCTGCAGTGGGCTACATTCGTCCCCTTCATGCGTACACACGGTCAGCGAGTCTGCGACAACCAGGACGCATACACATGTAACAACGAGCCGTGGTCGTATGGCGAGAAGAACACCCCCATTATCCTCTCGTACATTCACCTCCGATACCAATTGGCCTCGTATCTGCGTGCCCTCTTCGACCAGTTCCACAAGACCGGTCGCATGATCATGCGTCCCTTGTATATGGATTTCGAGAAGACTGATCCGAAAGTTTCACAGTGGACGCAGGCCAACAACAATGTGACAACGCAGCAGTACATGTTCGGCCCGAGATTGCTGGTATCACCTATTACCACGCCGAATGTCACCGAATGGTCGGTATATCTGCCGCAGACGGGCCAGAATGGGACGAAGCCTTGGACGTACTGGTGGACTAATCAGACATATGCTGGTGGTCAGACGGTTACTGTGCCGGCGCCTGTGGAGCATATTCCTGTGTTCCATCTTGGGAAGAGGGAGGATATTCTCAGTGGTAATGTCTTCTAG
- a CDS encoding sugar phosphate isomerase/epimerase family protein (sugar phosphate isomerases/epimerases), whose amino-acid sequence MPIPWPPTSIPNEFGIATLSLGSWRHHKLQPRLEEAAKAGYKWIDLFDECWAAYLEEHHLPGDQLWEPTEDNLRVARKLGDLVKSLGMRIACTQPLRKIEGIKDPVERRASLDLVAKRFPFMRAFDTDLVFMCANIRTDDGVTSDLKTVACDLAELGDIARAFAEADGGPMLRIGYEGLSWATRNTWASTWEVVRMANRENVGLIVDAFNVLAVEFADPYNPAGHGRLYSTPEESVDVLCASLAGLVASVPGDRIFFFQVGDAERMDPKIFRPPTDPEVPALLPWSRGHRLFPYEPQRGGYMPVDLVAAAVVATGYQGPMSLEVFNSSLNRPDAGVPSAHARRGFTGLRKLADAVPQVPAFWEMWQQGTRRFAGAGISPRVQRL is encoded by the coding sequence ATGCCAATCCCCTGGCCACCCACATCCATTCCCAATGAATTCGGCATCGCCACCCTCTCCCTCGGGAGCTGGAGACATCATAAACTGCAGCCTCGTCTAGAAGAAGCGGCGAAGGCGGGATACAAATGGATTGATCTATTCGACGAATGCTGGGCAGCGTATCTCGAGGAACATCACTTACCGGGGGACCAATTATGGGAGCCAACGGAGGATAACCTACGTGTTGCGCGGAAACTAGGTGATCTGGTAAAATCCCTGGGAATGCGGATCGCGTGCACACAGCCACTTCGAAAGATCGAGGGGATCAAGGATCCAGTCGAGCGACGAGCATCCCTGGACTTAGTAGCGAAGCGGTTCCCATTCATGCGCGCGTTCGACACCGACCTGGTATTTATGTGCGCCAATATCCGGACGGACGATGGCGTGACCTCTGATTTGAAGACGGTGGCATGCGACTTGGCAGAGTTGGGAGATATAGCGCGGGCCTTCGCCGAAGCAGATGGGGGCCCGATGCTCCGGATTGGCTATGAGGGGCTCTCATGGGCGACGCGGAATACATGGGCGTCGACCTGGGAGGTAGTGCGGATGGCGAACCGCGAGAATGTTGGGCTTATAGTCGACGCGTTTAATGTGCTGGCGGTGGAGTTTGCCGACCCGTATAACCCCGCCGGTCATGGACGGCTGTATTCGACGCCCGAAGAATCGGTCGACGTACTTTGTGCATCTTTGGCCGGGCTGGTCGCGTCTGTTCCCGGAGACcgtatctttttcttccaggTCGGTGATGCCGAGCGAATGGACCCGAAGATATTCCGACCACCTACTGATCCGGAGGTGCCGGCTTTGCTGCCCTGGTCGAGGGGTCACCGGTTGTTTCCGTATGAACCCCAGCGAGGGGGGTATATGCCGGTTGATTTGGTCGCTGCGGCGGTGGTTGCGACAGGGTATCAGGGTCCTATGTCGCTGGAGGTGTTTAATAGTTCCCTGAATCGCCCGGATGCGGGTGTGCCGTCGGCCCATGCTCGTCGGGGATTTACTGGCCTTCGGAAATTGGCCGATGCTGTTCCCCAGGTGCCGGCATTCTGGGAGATGTGGCAACAGGGCACGCGCAGGTTTGCTGGTGCTGGTATTTCTCCGCGGGTGCAGCGTTTGTGA
- a CDS encoding amidase family protein (predicted protein), translated as MTNMVSWKQTFIKVLVLGSAFEGGSASPLSLSNILQTSEAVSYQLGDTTYLANAKEPRDTLTIINPKVDNHYATGTIITLTVIPANETIVTAHHLNATISSYLANDDVFSTEFLGAVYLTSSAGNTSVTADALEYLSSAGAETIYLDSIVFKSQGRRAISIHHKSAKTLAPGPYTAVMSKDKVSLLDTYRLYPDMYRDFVTGMYPSNDGSGSFVPLQSMSSRLWAPLVPVPSRIHSWGDPRPLAGKRVAVKDIFDIKGVQTSAGSQAWVQITPVANRTAPAIQRLVDLGAILVGKQKLAQFASGANAWDWTDGQAPFNPRGDGYLTCAASSSGGACSIAAYDWLDAAIGSDTGVSIRRPAAVTGTFGNRPSQGMITLQGMLAQNWAEDTAGVLCRNPAEWARFAKAWYTPELHQPASITGLSPLSVPDTMAFPTQILYPEEQFPLVNPAAQKILEPFLSTIAKELNMSIKYTNLSATLIEAPIFSDNNNTMDRLLTATAALTYWSSHVAVADPLMTEWARRYEGRFPPVDPLWRKEWSQFNASVINQAAYDQALQDKRKGVDWFERNVLPETPQSCSESLLICDIGTGGLPSFREKALNEGPNATFLGRMPDWAAIPCSMICPIFG; from the coding sequence ATGACCAACATGGTTTCGTGGAAGCAAACCTTCATTAAAGTCCTTGTCTTGGGCTCGGCCTTCGAAGGTGGCAGCGCAAgccctctttctttgtcgAATATACTACAAACATCTGAAGCTGTCTCCTATCAACTGGGTGACACTACCTATCTTGCCAATGCAAAAGAACCCCGGGATACATTGaccatcatcaaccccaAGGTTGACAATCACTACGCTACTGGCACAATCATAACCTTGACAGTCATCCCCGCCAACGAGACCATCGTGACTGCTCACCACCTCAATGCCACAATCTCGAGCTATTTGGCAAATGACGATGTTTTCTCAACAGAGTTTCTCGGTGCCGTCTATCTCACCTCATCTGCCGGCAATACCAGTGTAACTGCCGATGCTTTGGAGTATCTTTCGAGCGCCGGTGCAGAGACCATCTATCTTGACTCCATTGTCTTCAAGAGCCAGGGCAGACGAGCAATATCGATCCACCACAAGTCCGCTAAGACTCTGGCGCCTGGTCCATATACTGCCGTGATGTCGAAAGACAAGGTTAGTCTTCTAGACACGTACCGCCTATACCCAGACATGTATCGTGATTTCGTCACCGGTATGTATCCGTCCAACGATGGCAGCGGCTCTTTTGTACCACTTCAATCTATGTCTTCAAGGCTCTGGGCACCGTTGGTCCCCGTGCCGAGCCGCATCCATTCATGGGGAGACCCACGGCCGTTAGCTGGCAAACGAGTGGCAGTCAAGGATATATTCGACATCAAAGGGGTGCAGACGTCAGCGGGAAGCCAAGCGTGGGTTCAGATCACGCCTGTTGCCAACAGAACCGCACCCGCGATTCAGCGACTGGTTGATCTGGGCGCAATTCTAGTGGGGAAGCAAAAGTTGGCACAGTTTGCTTCCGGCGCGAATGCCTGGGATTGGACAGATGGGCAAGCTCCTTTTAACCCACGGGGTGATGGATACTTGACTTGCGCAGCATCAAGCTCCGGCGGAGCCTGCTCCATTGCGGCGTACGACTGGCTGGATGCCGCGATTGGCAGTGACACTGGCGTTTCCATCCGTCGCCCAGCGGCTGTTACAGGAACCTTTGGAAACAGACCCAGTCAGGGAATGATCACGCTGCAGGGTATGCTTGCCCAGAATTGGGCTGAGGACACAGCTGGTGTTCTGTGTCGGAATCCGGCCGAATGGGCCAGGTTTGCCAAGGCTTGGTATACTCCAGAACTTCACCAGCCAGCGTCGATTACAGGGTTATCTCCCCTGTCGGTTCCGGACACAATGGCCTTCCCGACCCAGATACTGTatccagaagagcaattTCCCCTCGTGAATCCTGCCGCTCAGAAGATCCTTGAGcctttcctctccaccataGCAAAGGAACTCAACATGAGTATCAAATACACGAACCTTAGCGCTACGCTCATTGAGGCGCCTATCTTCTCGGACAATAATAACACCATGGACCGTCTCCTGACGGCAACGGCTGCCCTAACATATTGGTCATCGCATGTAGCTGTTGCTGACCCTCTGATGACCGAATGGGCACGCCGTTACGAAGGACGCTTTCCCCCAGTAGATCCGCTGTGGCGCAAAGAGTGGTCGCAATTCAACGCCAGCGTCATCAATCAAGCAGCATACGACCAGGCCTTACAGGATAAAAGGAAGGGTGTCGACTGGTTCGAAAGGAATGTGTTACCAGAGACGCCCCAATCCTGCTCGGAGTCATTATTGATTTGTGACATTGGCACTGGTGGACTGCCCAGTTTTCGCGAGAAAGCTCTTAACGAGGGTCCCAATGCTACGTTTCTGGGAAGGATGCCAGATTGGGCCGCGATACCTTGTTCCATGATCTGTCCTATTTTTGGGTGA
- a CDS encoding uncharacterized protein (predicted acyl-CoA transferases/carnitine dehydratase) yields MYNGVRPGVAWHMGKIMECGGICALPKGRSMIATMREDSFDLTPLSPRERCTPLSVAAHTLYEKTRPDRLPGPGGVLILDNASYEQLTERTVRVSGAVFEPTPIYQVKLEGVEKLGYRTIFIGGIRDPILIGQIDTFLADVRAYTQGLFPELDKSPECQLLFHFYGRNGTMGPIEPTPVAGHDLGILGEVVAPSQELSYTIANNARASILHMPYKGQVATTGNFASPLSPHETAAGPVFRFNIYHLVDLEAGEEIKLFPITTKTIANNPPSSDDGAPVGLSDSERQRLRSETLEPLSLKPIPRGECRMMDIAKVIRSKNSGPFEMTFDIMFDTVEAYERVKNSNVLTNERIVSLYHLQPSDILVNMFFEPALAWKCTIRRPWEQGTVGERDTLGTQQHGPLLTIAIPAAPSSAVVTNAIGKPHVSYTPPERSHFSAKDSVDYLWTKLGLPATSLEKLQLLGQGLGLPSSFKIAHIAQASIGLSALLAAQVYAYRTNSALPTVTVPLQHAAIEFKSERLYTLAGKPAPSPWGPIGGLHKTSDGYVRVHDSFPNHRDGALALVGCEPNATRAELGSKIEKWRSVDLETAAFDNNLVISALRSYSQWDVLPQARMITDFPITLRKLCDGPVGLPSTMQSPPDKALRGLRVLEVSRVIAAPLSGRTLSAHGADVLWVTSPNLPDLPTMDRDFGRGKRTIQLDLDTPTDQDTFSQLLEGAHVFVQGFRPGSLSHRGYSPSALSKRFQHRNIICANMSAYGPDGPWSDKRGFDSLIQTCAGMNVSEAEHFGAGEAARPTPCQALDHAGGYFLAAGITAALYKQATEGGSWQVDVSLAGVMKYLRSLGQYDGKSGFETQDFTCTKDVPEQYLETRDTGFGVMTAIRHSASIEGVDVGWDIMPNPLGSDEKKWL; encoded by the coding sequence ATGTACAATGGCGTGCGCCCTGGTGTGGCCTGGCATATGGGCAAGATCATGGAGTGTGGCGGCATCTGTGCACTCCCGAAAGGCCGATCAATGATCGCTACTATGCGAGAAGACTCTTTTGACCTGACCCCCTTATCTCCCAGGGAACGGTGCACTCCGCTCTCCGTTGCTGCTCATACCTTGTATGAGAAGACCAGGCCTGATCGCCTGCCTGGACCTGGTGGAGTCCTTATTCTCGATAACGCTTCATATGAGCAGCTGACAGAAAGAACTGTCCGTGTTAGTGGCGCTGTATTCGAACCGACGCCTATTTACCAAGTTAAGTTGGAAGGAGTTGAAAAGCTAGGATATCGCACTATCTTTATTGGTGGTATCCGCGACCCTATCCTCATCGGCCAGATTGACACTTTTCTCGCCGATGTGCGCGCTTATACCCAAGGCCTGTTCCCTGAGCTGGACAAATCGCCCGAGTGTCAGCTTCTGTTCCACTTTTACGGCCGCAATGGAACGATGGGTCCAATCGAGCCTACGCCAGTCGCTGGACACGACCTCGGTATTCTAGGAGAAGTTGTTGCACCATCCCAGGAACTGTCTTATACAATTGCCAACAATGCCCGCGCGTCAATTTTGCATATGCCCTACAAGGGCCAGGTCGCAACAACCGGTAATTTCGCGTCTCCCCTATCACCTCATGAGACTGCTGCAGGTCCTGTCTTCCGCTTCAATATCTACCATCTCGTCGATCTtgaagccggagaagagATCAAGCTCTTTCCTATTACTACAAAGACGATTGCCAATAACCCTCCTTCCTCTGATGATGGCGCGCCTGTGGGACTTTCTGACTCTGAGAGACAAAGGCTACGCTCTGAAACCCTCGAGCCTCTATCACTCAAGCCGATTCCTCGAGGTGAGTGTCGAATGATGGACATCGCCAAAGTCATCAGGTCCAAGAATTCGGGTCCCTTTGAGATGACATTTGATATCATGTTCGACACTGTGGAAGCTTACGAGAGGGTCAAGAATTCGAATGTTCTCACAAATGAGCGTATAGTATCCCTCTATCACCTACAACCCTCAGATATTCTTGTGAATATGTTCTTTGAGCCTGCATTGGCATGGAAGTGCACGATTCGCCGACCCTGGGAGCAGGGAACTGTGGGGGAGCGCGATACATTAGGTACTCAGCAACATGGACCTCTTTTGACCATTGCCATCCCTGCTGCCCCCAGCAGCGCTGTCGTGACCAATGCAATAGGTAAACCACACGTTTCTTATACCCCTCCGGAACGCTCCCATTTCTCGGCTAAGGACAGCGTGGACTATCTATGGACAAAGCTCGGACTCCCTGCCACATCTCTGGAAAaacttcagcttcttgggCAAGGCCTTGGGCTACCTTCCTCCTTCAAGATTGCCCACATTGCGCAGGCTTCTATCGGCCTTTCTGCCTTGTTGGCCGCGCAAGTCTATGCTTACCGTACCAACTCGGCTCTGCCTACGGTGACCGTTCCCTTGCAACATGCAGCGATAGAGTTTAAATCCGAGAGGCTATACACACTGGCAGGCAAACCTGCTCCCTCGCCGTGGGGTCCTATCGGTGGCTTACACAAAACTTCCGACGGCTATGTGCGCGTGCACGACTCCTTTCCCAACCATCGTGATGGTGCTCTGGCTTTAGTCGGCTGTGAACCGAACGCTACCCGGGCAGAGCTAGGGTCCAAGATTGAGAAATGGCGTTCCGTCGACCTCGAGACCGCTGCTTTCGACAATAACCTTGTGATTTCTGCTCTCCGGTCGTATTCCCAGTGGGATGTACTTCCCCAAGCCCGAATGATTACTGATTTCCCGATCACGCTACGCAAACTCTGTGATGGGCCTGTTGGTCTCCCGTCCACTATGCAATCGCCACCTGATAAGGCCCTTCGCGGTCTACGTGTTCTTGAGGTCTCCCGGGTAATTGCCGCACCTCTCTCTGGCAGAACTCTATCTGCTCATGGAGCTGATGTTCTCTGGGTGACAAGCCCTAACCTTCCCGATCTCCCAACAATGGACCGAGACTTCGGGCGAGGTAAACGTACAATTCAATTAGATCTGGACACTCCGACGGACCAGGACACATTCTCACAGTTACTCGAGGGGGCCCATGTGTTTGTCCAGGGTTTCCGCCCGGGAAGTCTCTCCCATCGCGGTTACTCCCCCAGTGCTCTTTCAAAGCGGTTCCAACACCGGAACATCATCTGTGCCAACATGTCTGCGTATGGTCCCGATGGCCCTTGGTCGGATAAACGCGGATTTGACTCTCTAATCCAGACGTGCGCTGGCATGAACGTCTCAGAGGCTGAGCACTTTGGTGCTGGGGAAGCCGCCCGTCCCACTCCTTGTCAAGCGCTGGATCACGCCGGAGGCTACTTCCTCGCTGCTGGGATAACAGCAGCGCTTTACAAACAAGCGACAGAAGGTGGCTCCTGGCAGGTTGATGTGTCCCTAGCCGGGGTCATGAAGTATCTGCGATCTCTTGGTCAATACGATGGAAAATCAGGCTTTGAGACACAGGACTTCACATGCACCAAGGATGTCCCGGAACAATACTTAGAAACGCGAGACACAGGCTTTGGGGTTATGACTGCCATCCGGCACTCTGCTTCAATCGAGGGGGTTGACGTTGGCTGGGATATAATGCCCAACCCTCTGGGCTCAgacgagaagaaatggttgtag
- a CDS encoding uncharacterized protein (predicted protein): MLPLNLVGFLNSPSRLHTERRGLLDHIINTRADMKFFTSLQLGLTSPVMSSEFNILTPNAMLGYGYRAEHFWYGIEKFTPKAIIVDSGSTDGGPYKLGLNKMTCGRDSYIRDLTPILQACFHKKIQVLIGSVGGDGSDKHVQEMFEIVQEISAKQGFSFNVATISAGFHRDLLRQRIVSKKVGPCGPVEELTVESADRAIDVVAQMGAEPYVDMDRLRAVT, translated from the coding sequence ATGTTGCCGTTGAATCTTGTCGGCTTTTTGAACTCACCTTCTCGGCTTCATACCGAGCGCCGAGGACTATTAGACCACATCATAAACACACGGGCAGACATGAAATTCTTCACTTCACTGCAATTGGGCCTCACCTCTCCCGTCATGTCGTCTGAATTCAATATCCTCACCCCCAACGCCATGCTTGGGTATGGCTATCGTGCTGAGCACTTCTGGTACGGGATTGAGAAGTTCACCCCCAAGGCGATTATTGTCGACAGCGGGTCCACTGATGGCGGACCGTATAAGCTTGGCTTGAACAAGATGACCTGCGGTCGTGATTCTTATATACGCGATCTGACTCCAATCCTACAGGCCTGTTTCCATAAGAAGATTCAAGTTCTGATCGGATCtgtcggtggtgatggcAGCGATAAGCATGTGCAGGAGATGTTTGAAATCGTTCAAGAAATCTCCGCAAAGCAAGGCTTCTCTTTTAATGTCGCCACGATCTCCGCAGGCTTTCATAGGGACCTTCTGAGGCAGCGCATAGTTAGCAAGAAGGTTGGCCCGTGCGGTCCTGTGGAAGAATTGACAGTGGAAAGCGCCGACCGTGCCATCGATGTCGTCGCGCAGATGGGTGCTGAGCCGTACGTTGATATGGATCGCCTCCGAGCCGTGACTTAA